In Nanoarchaeota archaeon, the sequence GAGCGTAAACGAATACTTTTCAAGCAGATTTTTTATAATTTCCCTCAGAATATCATTTTCAACATCATATTCTTTTTCCCGGGAAACCGATTCGCGAAATAATCCGCCGTTAAGATATGGGATATTCCTGAAAAGCCCTATTGCCTGTACATTGGTTTTTCTCTTATTAGAAGCGGTATTGAAAACATCATAAAAAAGCACCTGAAGATATGCTTTATAAAATGTCGACGGCAGTTTCAAAGCATCGTAATCTTTGAACAATTTGCCAAGGAGATTGTTTTCCACAAGCCCTTTATCCTCAAGGAATTTTACAAAAATCAGGCGGCTCATCAGATTGACTGAAAAAAGCCGTTTCTCAGAGTCTAAAGAATCCTCTGCGGAAGATATTTCATTAAGAAGGCAATGAACTTGCCGATCGCTTCTTTTTTCTGCTCCGAAAACATACAGGATATAATCTTCGTAAAACTCCTTTGTGATTTTTTCCTTATGCATTTCAAGAAAGTTTATTTTTTCCTTTGCAATAAACAAGATAGTGTCTCTGCTAAAGCCGCAATAAAACTTTGGCGCAATGTCTTTAAGGCCTGCAATATGCTTTTGCCAAAAAAGCTCCTGAAAAAAGCCGCGCAAATCGATATCTAGTAGCTTCTTTAACTTATATTCTTCGGAATCATACTTCAATAAGACCCATCGAAACCCGTTTGTTGCAAGACCGTAATCGGCTCTAAATGACCTTTTTTCAAGCCAGCTTCCAACCTGCTCAATGCCGCTTCCTCGTGTTTTCAAATCTTTATTAAGCGGCTCCGCCTCAACCAATATTTTTTCGGCTCCAAAACGCAAAGTGTAATCCGCTTCTTTTCTATCTATGCCAGATTCTGAAGAAGTCCTGCGGTGCAAATCATCAATTGCAAATCCCAAAAACTTAAACAAAGGGCGTATTATGATTTCCTCAGTAAGATCTTCCGGCGCTTTATTTAGTTCCGTGTCCGCCCGCTCAAGCGTTTTATCGCCATTTATAAGCTGTCCGAGAACAAGCTTATTATTAATTTGCCGAGAAAGAGAATCATAAATGTCTTTTAGGGCTTCGTAAAATTCAGTTTCTTTTCCGTCAGGAAACGCAGTTATTTCTTTTTTGAATTTTGTTTGCGGCAGATAAATCCCTCAAGTAGTATTTTACTATTCGTTTTGGCTCATATAAGTATTCCATTAGCATTGCCGATAAAACAATTACAAAATAATCTCATTCAAAACATCATGCGCGTCAATTGCACCTGAAAGCTTTTGAATCGATGCAAGTGCGCCTTTTTTCTCAAGTACTGATGACAGCATCGCGCGGTAATTTCCCGCTTCTTTAACGCTTATGCGCGACATACTATCGGCATCAATGAGACCGTAAGGGTATCCGATAAAAGACGCGTCGCACGAATTTCCGGATATTTCAGAAAGCGCGGACATTACGCGCTCTTCATTATCTGCCGCGCTTTTATCCATATCAAAGCGAAAAGCCCTTGCAGAATCCTTGTGCAGCTTTGCGACAAAAATCTCGGCTGGATGAAGCGGATTTGCGTTTTCGCAAAGAGGATAATAAATCCACGGAGCATTCATTTTCAATGAATCTGCAATTGAATCAACTGCATAAACAAGCGGAATCCCTGTTGTTGTAAGAAGCGCGGAAGTCTTAGCAAGCGCGCACAAAGACACTTTTTTCGCATTTGCAGAATCAAACGCTTTTTTTGAATAATCGCCCTCTCCGGTAACTGACGCCTCAAGAGCTCCGTCGCGCAGAAGAATATCGCCCGAATCAAGCTCTTGTTCGATAACAACAGATGCGATTGACCATTCCAGATACCGCCTGATTGCGGCGCCGATTACCGAAATATTTGCCCTAAAATTCTTTCGCGCCGAGAGTGTTTCGTCAAACGAGTCGAACACGAGTTTTTTGGATGGAAAAAAGCGCCCAAAATCTTGCGATACCGGAATCAGCGAGCATTCGTATGCGATTCCCTGCGGGCTTTCCTTTGCAATGGCTATTGAAAACATCTCGATTTTCTGCGGAATATTTTTTGGAACAACCCGCTTGTTTTGCCCAAACATTGAAAAATATCCGCGAATCAAATGCACTGAAAAATTCGAAGAGCCGAGAAGCTCAAAGTTTCCGGCATCTACAAACGCCAGTTTGCATGAAGAATTTTCTTTTGGCAATACAATCTCCTTAAAATTTAACGCGCTGAAAGGCTTTGACACGTATTGCTTGTCTGTAAAATCAGGGCTTCCTAAAGTCTGTTTTGAAGACGTGTGCATAGAAAGCAAGTCCGCTGTCTGAGTAAGCGCGTTAAGCATACACGCATTTGGATTTGAAGAAATTAAAATCCGAGAAAACCCCTCAGTCTTTTGTTATTTTTCCAAAAATAGCCTCGAATGAACATTAATAAAGCTAACGCCATAATGATATGCGTAAGTTATGGTGTTATTATGGCAAAAAGAAAGGACGCTGCGGTTGACGCAAGAATGTTTGATAATGTTTATGTCTGCATGAGGTGCAACGCGACCCTCAGATCTGGAAAGCCTGTTGAAAAAAGCGGCGCAAAATGCCGAAAATGCGGCTCAGATGGCTTGAGGCTCAAAAGGAAACACATTAAATCAACGATGTAATTGATGCCTATGGCAAACTTAAAAGCAGGCATTGAAATAACCCGGATAGTTAACTGTTTTTTTGCCGGAATATCTGCGCTTGCGGCTTTTTATATTGAAAGCGCTTCTTTGGATTATTTCTTTTCAGCAGCCGCGCTATTGACGTTTATTTCTGTGATTCTTTTATGCGCAGCAGGAAACATATTCAACGACTATTTCGACATTGAAAGCGATTGTATAAACAAGCCAAACAGGCCAATACCTTCCGGAAGAATACAAAAAAACGAGGCGATGGCTCTTGGAATAATTCTTGCGTTTTTTGGAATAGCTTCGGCATTCCGCCTAAATACAAGCGCATTAATTCTTGCAGCAATAAACTTAGCAATGCTTTACACATACAGCAGGATTAAGGAAACAACGCCTTTTGGAAACTTTATTGTGGCATATCTTGCGGGCTCTGTATTTCTTTTCGGCGGATTAGCCGCAAATTCAATAAAAAGCATCTGGATTCTTGCGCTTCTTTCGGGGTTTGTGACTTTAGCACGCGAAATAACAAAAGACATTGAAGATATTAAAGGCGATAAATTCAGGAAAACCACGCTTGCAACGTATTATGGCGATAAAACTGCCGGCATTATTGCGGGAGTTATACTTATAGCATCTATATTTTTGAGCATATTGCCGCTGCAGATGAATCTTTTCAGCAAAAACTACCTCTACGTCATCTTTGTCGCAGACTGTATTTTCGCATATTGCGCATATCGCCTTGTGGCAGACCCGGCGAAATACGCAAGTGATAACGCGCGCCTTGAAAAAGTCGGCATGTGGGTGGCTTTGGCGGCATTCATTGCAGGGACGATTTAACTGCGCAAAAACAAAAGGTATCTGCTATACGCGCTCCTCAGAAATTACAGTTATTCCATTTTTCTTTAATAAAGATGCCAAAATCCCATCACATCTAACGATTTCGCCAGATAACATTTTAACCTGTCCTGAACCGCAAGAAGGACTTCTCTGTTTCAAAATTGCTTCTTTAATGCCGAGCAATTTCACCAATTTTAAAACCTCGTTTGCGCCATCAAAACAACTATTCGTGATATCTTTGCCCGATGAAGTAATGACTTTCTCCGCTCTAAGTTCTGCCGGCTCTCGGGGTGTCGGCAAACCGCCTAATTGCTCAGGACAAACTGGAATTAGAATTTCAGTTTTCAATAGTTTGATTACACGCTCATCGGCTCTGCTTTTACCATCATACTTGCAGTTTATTCCAAGCAAACATGCACTACATAATTTCATATGCGTAATTTAGAAATAATATTAATAAATTCTTCCTCTGCATATTAAATGTCGCGTAGCTCTTAAGTCCTCAGCACTGTTCGTACCTTGTCAATATTCTCTTCCATACGCTCAAGGCCGCCTATTGTGCTGTTAAGAAGCGCAGTTCCTCCGTCGCGGTTCTGGCGCAGATTCTCCATAGTCTTTCGCATTTCAGCGGATGCAAGCTTTATATCGCGCAAAGAAAGCCGGATTTCCTTATACTTATCAAGGCTGACAAATGCAGGTATTTTTTGCACTGCCTGCTGCTGTGCGGACTTTAGCGCAGCCTTTTGAGGCAATGCTTGCGCTTGCGGCGCAATTTTTGGCGGTTCAAGAATCTCGTCTGCAAGAAGCTTTTCAGGAGAATCAAAACTATTTTCAAAATCGCTGTCAAAATCAGGCGAATCCAGAGGTATTTTTTCTGCGGTTTTCTGCACCCCGGGCGCTGATTTTGGCGCAGAAGCCGTATTTTCGGCAGGCTTCTGTGTTTCCTTTTTAAAAATTGCACCGAACACCATTAAAATCACTTGTGTGTATAATATAGCAAAACATATATATTAGCTTTAGATTTGTCGATAGTATCGATGCGCGCAAATCCAAAGCGCTCCAATTGAATCACTGTGCCAACTTTTTCAGAAAGTATGTTTTTTTCAATAAATCCTTTTTTTGCAGTCCCGTCAGGCATCTTTATCTCTGCATTAATTGCCTGCGCATCATCTGCAGGAAGCCAGTGTATAAAACGCCGGTTCGCAGTTTCAAGCAGCTTTATTTTTTTTCCATCGATTCTTGCAGGAAGCATTGCGCCCATCAGCATAAAATCATCTCCCACCACATCGTTTTTTGAGAGATATATTTCGCGCGACATCCGCAGTATGCGATCGCCCATTTCAGGGTGCTGGGGATGTTTCCTGATTTTAACTTCCCGCTCAATATGTGCGTCAAATGCCAATTTTTGCGGATTTTCAACAAAAAAGTATCTTCCTGCTGTTGAATCAACCATCTTGCGGTTGATGCTTTCAAGAATATTCATGTCAAATGTGGTTTCGCTTTCTGAAATACCGAGCGCAAGCACATATTCACGTATTGCGAGAGGCTGAATTCCGCGCCGCCGGAAAGCCAGTATTGTGGCAAGCTGAGGGTCGTCAAATCCGGTGTATTTTCCCTCTCGCATGCCTTCATTTATTTTCGTCTTTGAAACAACAGTATCTTGGGTTGTGACAAATTTTCCATATATGCGCGTTTCGGGGTATTTCCAGCAAAAATGCGCATATAATTCTCTTTGGCGCAGCTCTGACACAGCAAGGTCTTTTCCGCGCACAATATGCGTTATCTTGAATTCATAATCGTCAATTGCCGAGGCAAAATCAAGCATTGGCCAGACTTTCACGGATTTGTCTGTTAGTGGATGCTCGGGCTCATCGATTATGCGGAATGCCACCCAGTCAATAACTGCCGGATTCTTTTCAGAGAGAGATGTCTTTATTCGGGCAACTGCGCCACCCTGCTTATATTTCCACTCAAGCATCATATTCCATCGCTTTTGGTTCTCTGCAATTGAAATGCTTCTGCACGGGCACTGCTTTCTTTTAACTCGCGCAGTTTCGCTCCATTCATCCTGCTTGCAGGTGCAGATATACGCGCCGTTTTTTTCAAACAATTGTTCGAAATAGTTATAGTATATTGGAATTCGGGCTGAAACGCGCTCTACACAACCGTATTTTATTCCAAGCCATTTCAAATCCTCTTCAATCCAGGCATATGCCTCTTTCATAGGCAGCTTGTTCTTGTTTTTCGGATCGCTGTCGTCAAATCGCAGAATAAGCGCGCCGCCATACATTTTCGAGTATTCGTCATTCAGTATTGCCATGCGAGAGTGACCTATATGGAGCGGGCCGTTCGGATTCGGCGCCATGCGCATAACGACTTTTCCGCTAATAGCGCCAGCAAGCGGCGGAAGCGCTTTTTTTTCTTCCTTTGCCTTTTTTTCGGGAACCGTTATTTTCAGTTTGGACAGCTCTGCATTCTGCGCGTCAATTGACATGGAACTTACTTCGAAGCATATTTTTTCGGCAAGCGCCGTTGTTTCGGGAATATTCTCCCTGGCAGATGGAATGCTTGCAAGAACCTTTCCTGCAACTGCTTTTGCATTCGCTTTCCCTCCAAACGAAACTGCGTTTAAGAGCGCGATTTTCCTAATCTCTAAAGAAATGCCACCCTGTTTTTTCTTCTGCATACACATCTATTGACAAATGCAAATATAAAAAACAAAAACAAAGGAAAATGCATGACAAAGATAACATTCAGCACTGAAGAAATCCGAGATATCGCGATATCTACAATAGCGCTTGGCATAATCTTTTCAATAGGCCCTGGTTTTTCTTTTGCAGAAGCCGGACTGATAACTGTAATAGTTGCCTTATCATTCATCCCGCATGAGCTCGCCCATAAGTTCGCTGCAGTGCATTATAAGTGCTTTGCGCAGTATGAAATGTGGAAAAACGGACTGATTATGGCTTTGTTGCTTGCAATTGTAACAAACGGCGGCTTTGTTTTCGCTGCGCCTGGTGCGGTAGTAATATACACTGTGTTCCAGAGCAGGCATGGTCTTCACCAGATTGTGCTCTCTCCAAGGCAAAATGGAATAATATCGATTGCAGGGCCGCTTACAAACATGTTCATCGCAGCGCTATTCTTTATTTTCGCGCCAACATTCTTCCTTACAAAAAGCATAGTCTATATCAACACATTCCTTGCAGCATTTAACCTGCTTCCGATACCGCCGCTTGACGGCTCAAAAGTGTTTTACTGGAACAAGTTTGTGTGGTTGGGAATGATGCTTTTTGCGGGCGGAATTTTGATTTCGACCTAAGCAAGCGGTTACACACGCAGTTCAATAAACTACGCCGCCATAATAGTTCTGCTCTTCAAAAGGCAACTCCACCTTGTTGATTTCATCCAACGTGTCCAGCGCGTTCATCTTTATCAGCTTTTGCGAAATTGTATAGAGCGCATTATCGATGTAGAGCGAACGGCGTATCTGGGTATTGTAGTCATAGTTATAATTATACATCGTTTCATTAAAAGTTGACGGCGCCTTATTATGGCTTATTTTTCCTTTAAGTGAAATTCCGTTTGCTAAATCTATATTAAATACATATGCTGATTGTTCATAAGTGCTTCGCCAGAAATCTCCAAATTCAGGCTTAGTATTTTCAACATTCACCTGATGATATTCTGAAACAGGAATAACAAGCAAATTCTTTTCCTTGCTGAAAAGGAATGCTTTGTGGTCGCGCAATGCTTCTGAATCTGTTCCGCGCTCACCTATTACGTATTTTGAGATCTCTTTTGGATTGGCAACATCAGATACGTCAAACAATGAAAGCTTCATTCCGGTTATTCGCCCTTCCTCTGTTGCATCCCTTCCGACTCCGATTATATGCGTCTCATCGTAAGGATGCAGATAATCCGATACGCCGGGTATTTTAAGGTATCCCAATACCTTCGGATCTTGTGGAACTGACAAATCAATCACAAATAATGGATCAATCTGCCTGAATGTCACCATATAGGCTTTATCGCCAAGGAATCGTACCGAATAAATACGCTCGCCAGATGCGATATCCTGGAGCTTTCCGACAATATTCAAATCCTCGTCAAGAACATATACGTGATTCAGCGGACCTGTCGGCTGAGGTGGCGGAGCCACTCTTTTTTCAGCAATTGTTTTTGTTGGATTCTCTTGCTCTATTCTTTGTTGCTCTTCCCAGGTTATGCCTTCAGAAGATTCTGAAATACCTTCAGATCCAATGTTCTGTGAAGTTGAAGAAACCGCATTTCCTGTTGCTCCAGATGCAGTTGCTTCAGCAATTGCGGTCTGTGCACGCACAATACCCCCACCCATTGGAACAAATCCGCCATTGCCGCTTGTTGTGGTCGCAATTCTAAAATATCCGTTGTGCTCATCCATTGAAAACTGATTTAGCGTGTTTCCGGGCACTTCGCCGCTTGTCTTGTATTCTATGTTTCCGTTATCTATAGCGATTTTTTGGATGATTGTCTTCTCGCGCTCCTTTGCAATCTGATTCACAAGCTCTTCCATTTTTACAGCCGTATTTTCTTCAAAAGCCTGCCGTTCTTCAAAACTCAATGATGCAGTATATTTACCAAGTATTTCTGTCACTGCCTGCATTTTTGTCTGCTTGCTGATTTCAAGCGCCATTGCAGCATTTATTTTTTCCCGAACATCTGACGGAACTTGTGGCGTTATTATTTCAACCAATCTATCGATATAGTCAAATTCGCTCATCCATTTTGTATATGTTATGTAGATGTTTTTCTCGGAAACATACATATTCTGGGCGTAATTAGTCAGAAGAATCTTGCTTTCAACATCAGTTGGATTGTCAAGATCAATTGAAGCAATTGTTGTAAATACGTTTCCGGGGATGTATTCAAAATAATACATATCCGGGAATGCTGTTGAAACGGCCTTACCGTTTGCATATATTCTTGGCACAGTTACGTTGTTCTTCGCATCATACAAATAATAAGTGGGCTGATTTGCTATGACGTAAACATAATTTCCAATCATTCGCGAATCATAATAATTGCCTTCAAGTGAAACTCCTGATAAAATAGACGGATTATTCCTGTCAGCAACATCATAGATTTTGATAGTGGTTTTTGACGAATACATTATCGGCGGCATGCGCGCAATACTTACATCCGCCAGTTTTGATGAGCCTGCGATCTCTTTTTCACGCGGCATCGGCTCTGCATAGTTTTCATAAACCTGCCCGAATATAACAAGCCGGTCGCCATTCAAAAATATTTCATTAACACTGCCATTAAAATCTATTTTTGATAGAACTTTCGCATTTTCTGCGGGCGATGCCTCAACAATAATTATGCTGTTTCCAGAAACCGTATAAATATATTTTCCGTCATTTTTTACAATGTCCGCCTCATCCACGCCTGCGACCTGTATGTTGGTTTGGGAATAATCCGGTGCTCCGCCAACTTCAGGGGCGCTATTATCCGATGCAGACTTACTCGCGCCAGTAACTGCCATTTGTTCGGTAACCATTGCAGAGCGTGCTATTAATCCGCCATAGCCGTATCCAGAAGTATCTGAATTCTCGGCAAGATATTTTTGAAGCTCTTCAAGAGATGCTATTTTTTTTAGGCCTGGAGATGCTTGCGGTTGATCAAGAGAGCTATAATGTATGGCAGAATATGCCACAATAATCAAGAACACAATGCCCAGACCCGCAAGAGCGCTGCCGAAAGCTTTTTTGCCGCAAAACCCCGCATTACAATTTTTTGACATAATTGACATAATCAACACAGACAATATTTGTCTGTGACGCATATTTATACCTATGTTTTTCATTCGGCAACGACCGAACAAAGAAGGAATGCTTAAAAGCATAGAACTACAAAAACGATTATGGAGCTAGACCGCAACACAATAAAAGCGCTTTCTGCAGAAACGCGGCTAAAAATACTGAAAACGCTTGCAAAACAGAAGAAGATGCCGTCGGAACTGTCAAGAGAAATCGGCGTTTCCCCGTCAACTGTAGTCGGGCACCTCCAAAATCTTGAATCCGCCGGCCTTGTGAAGCGTGTTGAAACCGGGCACAAGTGGGTGTACTACACGCCAACTGACAAAGGCAGGTATTTAGTTCAGCCGCGCGTCCCTCTTCAACTGGCGCTGACGCTTGCCGCAGGCATCATAACGGCTTCTTTCGGATTCTTAAGATTTTTTTCGGGTGGCGCGCTTTCTTCATCAATGCAAAAAGCAGCAACGTCCGAATCAGTCCAGACTACTGCATCTCAGGCCGTATTAGGTGCGCCAGAGGCTGCTTTAGACTCTGCCGGCACTGCATCGCAAAGCCTGCCTACGGACTGGATTGCAATAGCAATGATCGTGGCAGGCGTTGCCATTATAGCATACGGCATATACAACATAAATAATGAAAAAAGAATGAATTTAAAATCAAAACATGTATAATACATATGCGCGTTCTTATGCTTGGCTGGTTTGGAAGCAATGCGAATAGCGGTGGAATGGAAGTCCATATTCGCGAGATTTGTAAAAATATTACATCAGAAGAACTGGCACTAACGCTCATCATCCCAAAAGGATCGATACGCATTCCTCGCGCGAAAAATATTGAAATTGTTGAAATCCCGTGCACTATGCGCGCAAAATCAATCGAAGACATTATAAAAAATGTTTCTAAGTTCAATAAAAACATCGTGCAGGCATTTGAGGCGCGCGGATTTGCATTTGACATCATTCATTCGCATGACTGGCTGTGCGTTCCGGCGGCAAAGGCGCTTCGCAAAAAAAGCAAAAAGCCGTGGGTCCATACAATTCATTCGCTTGAGCATATACGCGCGGGCGAGGAAACAAATTCAAAAATTTCAAGAATAGAAAAATCCGGAATACTTGGCGCCGATAAAATAATAACGGTAAGCAATCTCATGAAAAAAGAGATGCTGAAAAAATACAAAACAGCTCCTGAAAAAATCGAAGTAATCAGAAATTACACAAGCATGACACTTGATAAACTTGACGAAAATAACCGCATTGCGCGCAAAAAAAGAGTTCTTTTTGTCGGACGCCTTGCGCTGCAAAAAGGCATTGAAACGCTCATATCGGCGTTTCCGCAAATCCTTAAAAAATACCCCGACACAAAACTCATAATTGCCGGCAGCGGAAATCTGAAAAACAGCCTTATCGCGCTTTCGAAAATAAACGGGATTGAAAAAAGCGTTTTATTCAAAGGGCATGTAACTGAAAAAGAGCTGAAAGCGCTTTACCGGAATGCGTCTGTTTTTGTCTCGCCTTCTGTTTTTGAGCCGTTCGGAATAACGCTTCTTGATTCTGCAGAATTTGGCGCACCAATCATTGCAACAAAAGACACCGGCGCACGTGAAATATTCAGCAGTGAAAGTGTTGCTATTGTCGAACCGCTTAAAAAAGGCGCGCTTGCAAAAAAAATAGCGGCGCTTCTTGACAGCGAAAATAAGAGAGCGATTATGGCTAAAAACGCAAAACATGATTTGCTGGCGTCTGACAGCTGGAAAGACATATCTGAAAAAACAAAAAAGGCCTACATGAAGGCCATCGCAAACCAGTAAACTACCGCGCCATAAATGGCGCGGCGTTTCATGCATGACTTACGCCGCAAACTGAATCAGCTTACTTTGTGCGCCGAAATTCGGCTTTGTAGATAATGTTTTATGCCAATGCTTCTGTTGCGACTGTTCAACATAAT encodes:
- a CDS encoding UbiA family prenyltransferase, producing MANLKAGIEITRIVNCFFAGISALAAFYIESASLDYFFSAAALLTFISVILLCAAGNIFNDYFDIESDCINKPNRPIPSGRIQKNEAMALGIILAFFGIASAFRLNTSALILAAINLAMLYTYSRIKETTPFGNFIVAYLAGSVFLFGGLAANSIKSIWILALLSGFVTLAREITKDIEDIKGDKFRKTTLATYYGDKTAGIIAGVILIASIFLSILPLQMNLFSKNYLYVIFVADCIFAYCAYRLVADPAKYASDNARLEKVGMWVALAAFIAGTI
- a CDS encoding DUF523 domain-containing protein, with the translated sequence MKLCSACLLGINCKYDGKSRADERVIKLLKTEILIPVCPEQLGGLPTPREPAELRAEKVITSSGKDITNSCFDGANEVLKLVKLLGIKEAILKQRSPSCGSGQVKMLSGEIVRCDGILASLLKKNGITVISEERV
- a CDS encoding glutamate--tRNA ligase encodes the protein MQKKKQGGISLEIRKIALLNAVSFGGKANAKAVAGKVLASIPSARENIPETTALAEKICFEVSSMSIDAQNAELSKLKITVPEKKAKEEKKALPPLAGAISGKVVMRMAPNPNGPLHIGHSRMAILNDEYSKMYGGALILRFDDSDPKNKNKLPMKEAYAWIEEDLKWLGIKYGCVERVSARIPIYYNYFEQLFEKNGAYICTCKQDEWSETARVKRKQCPCRSISIAENQKRWNMMLEWKYKQGGAVARIKTSLSEKNPAVIDWVAFRIIDEPEHPLTDKSVKVWPMLDFASAIDDYEFKITHIVRGKDLAVSELRQRELYAHFCWKYPETRIYGKFVTTQDTVVSKTKINEGMREGKYTGFDDPQLATILAFRRRGIQPLAIREYVLALGISESETTFDMNILESINRKMVDSTAGRYFFVENPQKLAFDAHIEREVKIRKHPQHPEMGDRILRMSREIYLSKNDVVGDDFMLMGAMLPARIDGKKIKLLETANRRFIHWLPADDAQAINAEIKMPDGTAKKGFIEKNILSEKVGTVIQLERFGFARIDTIDKSKANIYVLLYYTHK
- a CDS encoding site-2 protease family protein — translated: MTKITFSTEEIRDIAISTIALGIIFSIGPGFSFAEAGLITVIVALSFIPHELAHKFAAVHYKCFAQYEMWKNGLIMALLLAIVTNGGFVFAAPGAVVIYTVFQSRHGLHQIVLSPRQNGIISIAGPLTNMFIAALFFIFAPTFFLTKSIVYINTFLAAFNLLPIPPLDGSKVFYWNKFVWLGMMLFAGGILIST
- a CDS encoding beta-propeller domain-containing protein is translated as MSKNCNAGFCGKKAFGSALAGLGIVFLIIVAYSAIHYSSLDQPQASPGLKKIASLEELQKYLAENSDTSGYGYGGLIARSAMVTEQMAVTGASKSASDNSAPEVGGAPDYSQTNIQVAGVDEADIVKNDGKYIYTVSGNSIIIVEASPAENAKVLSKIDFNGSVNEIFLNGDRLVIFGQVYENYAEPMPREKEIAGSSKLADVSIARMPPIMYSSKTTIKIYDVADRNNPSILSGVSLEGNYYDSRMIGNYVYVIANQPTYYLYDAKNNVTVPRIYANGKAVSTAFPDMYYFEYIPGNVFTTIASIDLDNPTDVESKILLTNYAQNMYVSEKNIYITYTKWMSEFDYIDRLVEIITPQVPSDVREKINAAMALEISKQTKMQAVTEILGKYTASLSFEERQAFEENTAVKMEELVNQIAKEREKTIIQKIAIDNGNIEYKTSGEVPGNTLNQFSMDEHNGYFRIATTTSGNGGFVPMGGGIVRAQTAIAEATASGATGNAVSSTSQNIGSEGISESSEGITWEEQQRIEQENPTKTIAEKRVAPPPQPTGPLNHVYVLDEDLNIVGKLQDIASGERIYSVRFLGDKAYMVTFRQIDPLFVIDLSVPQDPKVLGYLKIPGVSDYLHPYDETHIIGVGRDATEEGRITGMKLSLFDVSDVANPKEISKYVIGERGTDSEALRDHKAFLFSKEKNLLVIPVSEYHQVNVENTKPEFGDFWRSTYEQSAYVFNIDLANGISLKGKISHNKAPSTFNETMYNYNYDYNTQIRRSLYIDNALYTISQKLIKMNALDTLDEINKVELPFEEQNYYGGVVY
- a CDS encoding winged helix-turn-helix domain-containing protein, with translation MELDRNTIKALSAETRLKILKTLAKQKKMPSELSREIGVSPSTVVGHLQNLESAGLVKRVETGHKWVYYTPTDKGRYLVQPRVPLQLALTLAAGIITASFGFLRFFSGGALSSSMQKAATSESVQTTASQAVLGAPEAALDSAGTASQSLPTDWIAIAMIVAGVAIIAYGIYNINNEKRMNLKSKHV
- a CDS encoding glycosyltransferase family 4 protein codes for the protein MRVLMLGWFGSNANSGGMEVHIREICKNITSEELALTLIIPKGSIRIPRAKNIEIVEIPCTMRAKSIEDIIKNVSKFNKNIVQAFEARGFAFDIIHSHDWLCVPAAKALRKKSKKPWVHTIHSLEHIRAGEETNSKISRIEKSGILGADKIITVSNLMKKEMLKKYKTAPEKIEVIRNYTSMTLDKLDENNRIARKKRVLFVGRLALQKGIETLISAFPQILKKYPDTKLIIAGSGNLKNSLIALSKINGIEKSVLFKGHVTEKELKALYRNASVFVSPSVFEPFGITLLDSAEFGAPIIATKDTGAREIFSSESVAIVEPLKKGALAKKIAALLDSENKRAIMAKNAKHDLLASDSWKDISEKTKKAYMKAIANQ